One window of the Candidatus Thermoplasmatota archaeon genome contains the following:
- a CDS encoding class I SAM-dependent methyltransferase has product MIDTYEHTSEQTWDTIAYSFDTTRQKPWQIVLDFLQTLPHSASVIDLGCGNGRHLLACAQHCTSVVGFDISRNLLSIAREKTQKLHNSNTFFVHGTVTCLPFKDNSFDGVLFIASLHNIKGKNKRKHALRELHRILKPGGIGLISVWSRWQKNYRFYFFKELFFQTQREFGDIEIPWKQHTTQISRFYHLYGQHEFIHDIKSSGLIIEKIVHEKIKGKPYSNNYFAFIRK; this is encoded by the coding sequence ATGATTGATACTTACGAACATACATCTGAACAAACATGGGATACGATTGCGTATAGTTTCGATACAACACGACAAAAACCCTGGCAAATCGTTCTTGATTTTCTGCAAACGTTACCGCATTCGGCATCAGTAATCGATCTTGGATGTGGTAATGGCCGGCATCTTCTTGCTTGCGCTCAGCACTGTACATCTGTTGTTGGTTTTGATATCTCACGTAATCTCCTCAGTATTGCCCGGGAAAAAACTCAGAAACTTCACAACTCCAACACGTTTTTTGTCCATGGAACTGTAACGTGCTTGCCGTTCAAGGACAACTCATTTGATGGAGTTCTTTTTATCGCTTCCCTGCACAATATCAAAGGTAAAAACAAACGAAAGCATGCATTACGCGAACTCCATCGGATTCTCAAACCAGGTGGGATTGGTTTAATTAGTGTATGGTCTCGATGGCAGAAAAACTACCGCTTTTATTTTTTCAAAGAACTATTTTTTCAAACTCAGCGGGAATTTGGCGACATCGAAATACCTTGGAAACAACATACGACGCAGATCTCACGTTTTTATCATTTGTATGGACAGCATGAATTTATCCACGATATCAAAAGCTCCGGCTTGATCATAGAAAAGATAGTTCATGAAAAAATCAAAGGAAAACCATATTCAAACAATTATTTTGCATTTATTCGAAAATAA
- a CDS encoding methyltransferase domain-containing protein produces MVISKGNKFHKRSDDELPDFIKKLELQALETAEERLPLYLKVGLKDAHRILDVGCGSGFVTRDIVRLTKGHVVAVDGSERLIHVARKILKNSAKITLCIGDAETLPFQDNSFDLVTCNLMLMWADNPQKVVNEMARVACTHGKVLASLEPDYGGKIHYPENEKIDRLFAGEVIRKKGGDPHIGRKLRSLFVNAGLETTIGIGNSRIWSCEEDKQYYLHSRDFYIKVLKDAGLSEKEIDSWEYEFLKSLDDGTQVNFFPQFYAIGIKPKC; encoded by the coding sequence ATGGTGATTTCAAAAGGCAATAAATTCCATAAGAGATCAGATGATGAGTTACCTGATTTTATTAAAAAATTAGAACTTCAAGCGTTGGAAACAGCTGAAGAACGACTTCCATTATACCTCAAGGTGGGACTCAAAGATGCACACCGCATCTTAGATGTAGGGTGCGGTTCAGGGTTTGTAACTAGAGACATCGTTCGCCTTACCAAAGGGCATGTTGTTGCGGTTGATGGTTCTGAACGACTTATTCATGTCGCCCGTAAAATCCTCAAAAATTCAGCAAAAATAACTCTTTGTATCGGTGATGCGGAAACGCTTCCCTTCCAAGATAACAGTTTTGATCTAGTTACCTGTAATCTTATGTTGATGTGGGCAGATAACCCACAAAAAGTAGTTAATGAAATGGCTCGGGTGGCCTGTACTCATGGAAAAGTCCTTGCGTCACTTGAACCAGATTATGGTGGAAAAATACATTACCCTGAAAATGAAAAAATTGATCGATTATTTGCTGGAGAAGTCATTCGTAAAAAAGGAGGAGATCCACACATTGGTCGTAAATTGCGATCATTGTTTGTCAATGCTGGACTTGAAACAACGATCGGCATCGGAAATAGTAGAATTTGGTCGTGTGAAGAAGACAAACAGTATTATCTTCATTCCCGAGATTTCTACATCAAAGTTTTAAAAGACGCAGGACTTTCAGAAAAAGAAATCGATAGTTGGGAATATGAATTTCTAAAATCTCTCGACGATGGGACTCAAGTAAATTTTTTTCCACAGTTTTATGCAATTGGTATAAAACCCAAGTGTTAA
- a CDS encoding bifunctional 5,10-methylenetetrahydrofolate dehydrogenase/5,10-methenyltetrahydrofolate cyclohydrolase has protein sequence MTAHILYGKNIAQNMKNTVAEEIQLLKRKYSLQPKITTIIIGDNPSSQLYLKLRDKACEEVGIHSDHLFFDETASEDTVISTIHTLNKKKEIHGILIQYPVPKHISQQALMCSIDPAKDVEGFHPYNIGQLLLGNETLAPCTPRAVIELLSSNNILVEGKHIAIINHSIVVGKPLSILLLNRNATVTVCHVFTKNLSDVTKTADIIISAVGKPKLIQASMVKNDSIVIDVGIVQTPDGVCGDVDFEMVKEKAAMITPVPGGIGPITIACALQNMIATFEQCMQQKKKK, from the coding sequence ATGACTGCTCACATTCTATATGGAAAGAATATCGCTCAAAATATGAAAAACACTGTTGCAGAAGAAATACAACTACTGAAAAGAAAATATTCTCTACAACCAAAGATTACAACGATTATAATAGGTGATAACCCATCATCTCAGTTGTATCTCAAGCTGCGCGATAAGGCTTGTGAAGAAGTTGGAATTCACTCAGATCATCTGTTTTTTGACGAAACAGCATCGGAAGATACAGTTATTTCGACGATTCATACGTTGAATAAAAAAAAAGAAATTCATGGAATCTTGATTCAATATCCTGTTCCAAAACATATCTCTCAGCAGGCTTTGATGTGTTCAATAGATCCTGCAAAAGATGTTGAAGGTTTTCATCCTTATAATATTGGACAACTTCTTCTTGGAAATGAAACACTGGCGCCATGTACTCCTCGAGCAGTAATTGAGCTCTTGTCCTCTAACAACATACTGGTGGAGGGAAAACATATTGCTATCATCAACCATAGTATTGTTGTCGGCAAACCACTCTCAATTCTGTTGTTAAATAGAAATGCAACAGTGACTGTTTGTCATGTCTTTACAAAAAATCTTTCGGATGTTACCAAAACTGCTGATATTATAATTTCTGCTGTTGGCAAACCAAAATTGATTCAAGCATCAATGGTAAAAAACGATTCGATTGTGATCGATGTTGGCATCGTTCAAACGCCGGATGGCGTTTGTGGTGATGTTGACTTTGAAATGGTTAAAGAAAAAGCAGCGATGATAACTCCAGTACCTGGAGGTATTGGTCCGATTACGATTGCCTGCGCGTTACAAAATATGATCGCGACGTTTGAACAATGCATGCAGCAAAAGAAGAAAAAGTAG
- a CDS encoding aromatic amino acid ammonia-lyase has protein sequence MAIMITGSDLTIEKLVDVARNYEKIVLDPRAIERIKKCRAMLEKKIKAKEIMYGVNTGIGEFSEVVLSDNQIKDFQKYLIYNHAAGIGEPAPIEHVRAAMLARINVHAHGNSGCRPEITQTLVEMLNKNVTPFVCQKGSVGACGDLAPMAQIALLMLGEGKAYFQGKLLEGKEALNKAGITPPGLEARDGLAIINGSNMLTAMSALFLYDAMNWIKQAEIAAAMTLEALKANMKPYNPKILEVRGFPGAVKSAKNIKRLITGGDLEKGTMKCKVQDAYSMRSTPQVIGAARDALEYARTQVEIELNGVGDNPIFFPDENLQLSGANFQGSPVSLPMDMAGTAITMVCVLSERRLNRLNNPALSAGLPAFLTKGGGMFSGLMLSQYTADHLIVEQRILSNPASIQSIPAAADQEDFVSMGMNTALKNLQILDNAYGILGIEFMAAAQALDLREYSFGKAVTKAKEVIRKHVQFLDVDRPLYPDHNKMKELVKSCEILKEVEKTIGPLL, from the coding sequence ATGGCTATAATGATTACTGGTTCAGATCTCACCATTGAAAAACTTGTTGATGTCGCTCGGAATTATGAAAAAATTGTCCTTGATCCAAGAGCCATAGAACGAATTAAAAAATGTAGAGCAATGCTTGAAAAAAAGATCAAAGCAAAAGAGATTATGTACGGGGTGAATACAGGAATTGGTGAGTTCTCCGAAGTTGTTTTAAGCGATAATCAAATAAAAGATTTTCAGAAGTATCTCATCTATAATCATGCTGCAGGCATAGGGGAACCTGCCCCAATCGAACACGTTCGGGCGGCGATGCTTGCTCGAATTAACGTTCATGCTCATGGAAATTCAGGATGTCGTCCTGAAATCACGCAAACACTGGTTGAAATGCTCAATAAAAATGTAACACCGTTTGTATGCCAGAAAGGTTCAGTTGGTGCCTGTGGCGACCTTGCACCAATGGCACAAATTGCTCTCCTTATGCTCGGGGAAGGAAAAGCATATTTTCAAGGAAAACTCCTTGAAGGCAAAGAGGCTCTGAATAAAGCAGGAATAACACCCCCTGGTTTAGAAGCCCGAGATGGTCTTGCAATTATTAACGGTTCAAATATGCTTACTGCAATGAGTGCTCTTTTTCTCTATGATGCAATGAATTGGATAAAACAAGCTGAGATCGCAGCAGCAATGACTCTTGAAGCATTAAAGGCAAATATGAAACCCTATAATCCAAAAATTCTTGAGGTTCGAGGTTTTCCAGGTGCCGTAAAATCAGCGAAAAATATCAAAAGATTGATTACTGGTGGTGACCTTGAAAAAGGAACTATGAAATGCAAAGTCCAGGATGCATATTCTATGCGTTCAACACCCCAGGTGATCGGTGCTGCTCGAGACGCGTTAGAATATGCTCGAACTCAAGTTGAAATTGAACTGAATGGCGTTGGCGATAATCCTATTTTTTTCCCTGACGAAAATCTCCAATTATCTGGAGCCAATTTCCAAGGTAGTCCTGTATCACTTCCAATGGATATGGCAGGTACCGCAATCACCATGGTATGTGTTCTCTCAGAACGACGTCTGAATCGATTAAACAATCCTGCCTTAAGCGCTGGCCTTCCAGCATTTCTTACAAAAGGAGGCGGAATGTTCTCAGGGTTAATGCTCAGTCAATATACTGCTGATCATTTAATTGTTGAACAGCGGATATTATCAAATCCTGCTTCGATCCAATCAATTCCTGCCGCCGCGGATCAAGAAGATTTCGTTTCGATGGGTATGAATACTGCATTGAAAAATTTACAAATTCTTGATAATGCATATGGTATCCTTGGAATCGAATTTATGGCTGCTGCACAAGCACTTGATCTCCGAGAGTATTCGTTTGGGAAAGCAGTTACCAAAGCAAAAGAAGTGATCCGGAAACATGTCCAATTTTTAGATGTTGACCGGCCTCTGTATCCAGATCATAATAAAATGAAAGAACTGGTAAAATCCTGTGAAATTTTAAAAGAAGTCGAAAAAACCATAGGACCGCTTCTCTAA